Proteins encoded by one window of Thermobaculum terrenum ATCC BAA-798:
- a CDS encoding DnaB-like helicase C-terminal domain-containing protein translates to MLNTKGTSITAFSLHELMDDLHRRSLQGNLTASECYPTGIRALDRRIAGGLRRGNLFLLGGGEGAGKTTFALQIARNMAIEGVDVIYICYEHSEEELMLRLISMESTRKLPNGDVVGLRLSDLYDELRSANRSPSGALAKLEGDQYGRLALEKMEGYASRFRIAKASSASTDLDVISRLVDEHISNGSKRLFLVIDYLQKIYSNERALSEEDRTGKVVEGLKDLALSREVPILAIVAADKEGIRARRLRSYHLRGSSALLYEADLIVVMNEKSRIVSRQAVDLTAYKAIQMSGWVVFSIEKNRLGRDLIDFQLKKMFNFSMFDPSGDAVPEPLVDDTVHIE, encoded by the coding sequence ATGTTGAACACAAAGGGTACTTCTATCACAGCTTTCTCTCTTCACGAGCTAATGGACGATCTCCATCGTAGGTCGTTGCAAGGTAACCTAACCGCCTCTGAGTGTTACCCAACTGGTATTCGTGCTCTGGATAGGAGAATTGCAGGTGGGCTTAGGAGGGGTAACCTCTTCCTGCTAGGTGGAGGAGAAGGTGCTGGTAAGACCACTTTTGCTCTTCAGATAGCACGCAATATGGCTATCGAAGGGGTAGATGTGATCTATATATGTTATGAGCATTCCGAAGAGGAGCTGATGCTTAGGCTGATATCTATGGAAAGCACACGTAAATTACCCAATGGCGATGTGGTGGGATTAAGGTTGTCAGATCTATATGATGAGCTTCGATCGGCCAATAGGTCTCCATCTGGTGCATTAGCAAAGCTTGAGGGCGATCAATATGGTCGTTTGGCTCTCGAGAAGATGGAGGGTTATGCCTCCAGGTTCAGGATTGCAAAGGCTTCTTCTGCCAGTACTGACCTCGATGTTATTTCAAGGTTAGTAGATGAGCATATATCTAATGGAAGCAAGAGGCTATTTCTGGTGATCGATTACCTTCAAAAGATCTATAGCAACGAGCGTGCTCTGAGCGAAGAGGATAGAACTGGAAAGGTAGTTGAGGGGCTTAAGGACCTTGCACTGAGTCGTGAGGTCCCGATCCTAGCTATCGTCGCGGCTGATAAAGAGGGTATCCGTGCGCGGAGGCTCAGGTCTTACCACCTCAGAGGGTCATCAGCTCTATTGTACGAAGCCGACTTGATCGTAGTAATGAACGAAAAGAGTCGAATTGTCTCCAGGCAGGCAGTTGATCTTACGGCTTACAAGGCGATACAGATGTCAGGCTGGGTGGTATTTAGTATAGAGAAGAACAGGTTGGGAAGAGATCTGATAGATTTTCAGCTCAAGAAGATGTTCAACTTCTCCATGTTCGATCCCTCGGGTGATGCTGTACCGGAGCCGTTAGTTGATGACACGGTTCATATAGAGTAG